A part of Winslowiella toletana genomic DNA contains:
- a CDS encoding HAD family hydrolase: protein MNIIFDLDGTLIDSKPRLYTLFQQLVPASKLTYQQYWDFKYARLSHEAILSREFGYGEDEIAGFSRQWMSLIESPEMLALDLNFSGMHKALEKLKLAANLHVCTARQLRDPVLKQLTSLNLLQYFDEIMVTEQKHSKESLISEHIANLASHDWMIGDTGKDIQVGRALGIRTCAVLSGFMTRNSLTEYQPTCIIESATALVQELPKG, encoded by the coding sequence ATGAATATTATATTTGATCTGGACGGAACGCTGATCGATTCAAAGCCGCGGTTGTATACTCTTTTTCAGCAACTGGTTCCGGCTTCGAAGCTGACATATCAACAATACTGGGATTTTAAGTATGCCAGACTTTCGCACGAGGCTATTCTATCGCGTGAGTTTGGATACGGTGAAGACGAGATTGCCGGGTTTTCCAGGCAATGGATGAGCCTTATTGAAAGCCCCGAAATGCTCGCTTTGGATCTTAACTTCAGCGGCATGCACAAGGCGCTGGAGAAACTAAAGCTTGCGGCTAATCTCCATGTATGTACCGCCCGGCAACTGCGTGATCCTGTACTAAAACAACTGACCAGCCTTAATTTACTGCAATATTTCGATGAAATAATGGTTACCGAACAGAAGCACAGTAAGGAATCATTGATCAGTGAACATATCGCTAACCTGGCAAGCCACGACTGGATGATTGGCGATACCGGTAAAGACATTCAGGTCGGACGCGCATTAGGTATCCGGACATGTGCAGTGCTAAGTGGCTTTATGACCAGGAATTCCTTAACGGAATATCAACCGACCTGCATTATCGAGTCAGCCACTGCGCTGGTGCAAGAGTTACCAAAGGGTTGA
- a CDS encoding acyltransferase family protein, with amino-acid sequence MNKNRLFYIDFIRAISLIMVIIFHFFIQISIVKGEKKIDLVSTFDKSTDLGSIAVGVFVIVSGFSLMNSNLNNPNFNPGDFYLKRFLSIYPSFWLSYSLAALSGYIYYGHLPNNAQAWTLIFSFIGLDGLINQIIPTYYMVGEWFLGMIIILYILFPLMLFLIKINPLLLTISVLTISIITNYYYTELFTLKKWTNPIFQANLMIFGMNYCYYSLSKNNQINAILFITGFTSLFILEPLVKSFIYPCLLFILLAYLGNHLLIDRNIARVISFIAKYSFATFLVHHKVIFYISQSFNNINNPIAVPIAFITSIIISLVIGFCVTNLCNKIVKKILS; translated from the coding sequence ATGAATAAGAATCGTCTGTTCTATATAGATTTTATTAGAGCCATATCTCTGATAATGGTTATAATATTTCATTTTTTCATTCAGATCTCTATAGTTAAAGGTGAGAAAAAAATAGACCTTGTTTCAACCTTTGATAAATCTACAGACTTGGGTTCAATTGCCGTTGGTGTTTTCGTGATAGTGTCTGGTTTCTCCCTAATGAACAGCAACCTTAACAACCCGAATTTTAACCCGGGTGACTTCTATTTAAAAAGGTTCTTATCTATATACCCTTCATTTTGGTTGAGTTATTCCCTGGCTGCCTTATCCGGGTACATTTATTATGGTCATCTGCCGAATAACGCACAAGCCTGGACTTTAATATTTTCATTCATCGGGCTGGATGGACTGATAAACCAAATAATCCCAACTTATTATATGGTAGGTGAATGGTTTTTAGGGATGATAATCATACTTTATATATTATTCCCATTAATGTTATTCCTTATAAAAATAAACCCACTACTCCTTACGATATCAGTATTAACTATTAGCATCATTACAAATTACTATTATACTGAATTATTCACATTGAAAAAATGGACAAATCCGATATTTCAGGCTAATTTAATGATATTCGGGATGAATTATTGTTATTATTCACTATCAAAAAACAACCAGATAAATGCAATATTATTCATAACAGGATTTACAAGTTTATTTATTCTTGAACCGCTAGTTAAATCGTTCATTTACCCATGTCTTTTGTTTATATTACTTGCTTACCTCGGTAATCATTTACTTATTGATAGAAACATTGCAAGAGTGATAAGTTTTATAGCAAAATACTCTTTCGCGACTTTCTTGGTTCATCATAAGGTTATTTTTTATATTTCACAATCATTTAACAACATCAATAACCCTATAGCTGTACCTATTGCGTTTATAACTTCAATTATAATTTCTCTAGTTATAGGTTTTTGCGTCACTAATTTATGCAATAAAATAGTTAAAAAAATATTAAGTTAA